Proteins co-encoded in one Bradyrhizobium sp. 170 genomic window:
- the trbB gene encoding P-type conjugative transfer ATPase TrbB: MSDLLSPETRERRRGMLRTAMGPAIALALEEPDVVEVMVNPDGKLWLDRHGTGRADTGVVLTPQVSERIIRLVASHVRAEASSSSPIVSAELPETGERFEGVLPPVSLAPCFAIRKPATTTFRLSDYVKAQIASPLMAKVLTAAVSEARSILIAGGTGSGKTTLANALLAEIAGLEERVVIIEDTRELRCDAKDAVTLRTKPGVASLADLVRSTLRLRPDRIIVGEVRGAEALDMLKAWNTGHPGGIATVHANSARAALYRIEQLIQEAVATVPRRLIAEAIDLIVFIKGRGPARRIEAVAELKGLDPSGDYLLETPPGLPNTAHRP, encoded by the coding sequence ATGTCTGATCTCCTCTCGCCAGAGACCCGCGAACGGCGTCGCGGCATGCTGCGGACCGCGATGGGACCGGCGATCGCGCTCGCGTTGGAAGAGCCTGACGTCGTCGAGGTCATGGTCAATCCCGATGGGAAGCTTTGGCTTGACCGGCACGGGACGGGCCGCGCGGACACTGGCGTCGTTCTGACGCCGCAGGTGTCGGAGCGGATCATTCGGCTGGTTGCCAGTCACGTGCGGGCGGAAGCGAGCAGTTCGTCTCCAATCGTCTCGGCGGAGCTTCCCGAAACGGGCGAACGCTTCGAAGGCGTCTTGCCGCCGGTCTCGCTCGCGCCGTGCTTTGCGATCCGCAAGCCCGCAACGACCACGTTCCGCCTGTCCGATTACGTCAAGGCGCAGATTGCCTCGCCGCTAATGGCGAAAGTGCTGACCGCCGCCGTCAGCGAGGCGCGCAGCATCCTGATCGCCGGCGGCACCGGGTCGGGCAAGACGACGCTCGCCAATGCTCTCCTTGCGGAGATCGCCGGTCTCGAAGAGCGGGTGGTCATCATCGAGGACACCCGCGAGCTGCGCTGCGATGCGAAGGATGCCGTGACGCTCCGGACCAAGCCGGGCGTGGCGAGCCTTGCCGATCTTGTCCGCTCAACGCTGCGTTTACGACCTGACCGCATCATCGTCGGTGAGGTCAGAGGCGCCGAAGCCCTGGACATGCTGAAGGCCTGGAATACGGGCCATCCCGGCGGAATTGCCACGGTCCATGCCAACTCGGCACGCGCTGCTCTCTACCGGATCGAACAACTTATCCAGGAGGCGGTCGCAACCGTGCCACGCCGGCTCATAGCCGAGGCAATCGACCTGATCGTCTTCATCAAGGGACGGGGTCCCGCACGGCGCATCGAGGCCGTCGCCGAGCTCAAAGGCCTCGATCCGTCAGGCGACTATCTGCTCGAAACTCCGCCCGGACTTCCCAATACCGCCCACCGTCCTTAA
- a CDS encoding CopG family transcriptional regulator, whose product MKPKLSAYVSDSVAQRLELAAKRPGANKSAIVDAALDRFLNPERDASGDAALIRRLDRMSRQLERTDRDVGVLAETIALFIRYYLTITPPLPSQDQDAARALGRERFEMFVAQVGKRVASGGRLVADVMDRVSASKPDLFMRNLEEGAPLGTAQAGDTKSRAQNAAGEPPEHSPAGREEVGNV is encoded by the coding sequence ATGAAACCGAAACTGTCGGCCTATGTCAGCGATAGCGTGGCACAGCGGCTCGAGCTCGCCGCCAAACGTCCCGGAGCCAACAAGTCAGCCATTGTCGATGCAGCGCTGGATCGCTTCCTCAATCCCGAGCGGGACGCCAGCGGCGATGCGGCACTGATCCGAAGGCTGGACCGGATGAGCCGGCAACTGGAACGGACCGACCGCGATGTTGGCGTCCTGGCGGAGACGATTGCGCTTTTCATCCGCTACTACCTGACCATCACCCCGCCGCTGCCTTCGCAAGATCAGGACGCAGCGCGGGCGCTGGGCCGCGAACGGTTCGAGATGTTTGTCGCCCAGGTTGGCAAACGCGTCGCCTCCGGCGGCCGGCTTGTCGCTGACGTCATGGACCGCGTCAGCGCCTCGAAGCCCGATCTCTTCATGCGGAACCTCGAGGAGGGCGCCCCGCTAGGCACAGCCCAAGCTGGAGACACAAAATCCCGTGCGCAGAACGCGGCGGGCGAGCCGCCGGAGCATTCTCCGGCAGGGCGAGAGGAGGTCGGCAATGTCTGA